A stretch of Ipomoea triloba cultivar NCNSP0323 chromosome 11, ASM357664v1 DNA encodes these proteins:
- the LOC116033954 gene encoding squamosa promoter-binding-like protein 8, translating to MNERDAMLDYEWGNQSATVMFSGDETAAAAAQNHRQFFDPYGGQQPGFDDGAGAGGSLVGPSAHFAGADHLQLFGEPAAQENAAHLCSLYDPRAYGGAFQHGSHHQVPLLSLETAGPAGFVVVPKSEPLPAAAADFSAAGLGLNLGGRTYFSSAAEDDFVNRLYRRSRAVDSGSFNTPRCQAEGCNADLTHAKHYHRRHKVCEFHSKAATVIAGGLTQRFCQQCSRFHVLSEFDNGKRSCRRRLADHNRRRRKNPQQPNRETAFNNTHLLDNAQNSSSDSLARSPSDSGAHSSPSVTVAVSPPRMSIDCFGQRSYGYMSNATGAGSSAASASSFFFSHG from the exons ATGAATGAAAGAGATGCAATGTTGGATTATGAATGGGGGAACCAATCGGCGACGGTGATGTTTTCCGGGGACgaaacggcggcggcggcggcccaGAACCACCGCCAATTCTTCGACCCGTACGGGGGGCAACAGCCCGGGTTCGACGACGGGGCGGGGGCGGGGGGGAGTTTGGTGGGCCCCAGCGCCCATTTTGCCGGAGCCGACCACTTGCAGCTGTTCGGGGAGCCGGCGGCTCAGGAAAACGCGGCTCACTTGTGCTCTCTCTACGATCCACGCGCGTACGGCGGCGCGTTTCAGCATGGTTCTCATCATCAGGTGCCGTTGCTGTCCTTGGAGACGGCCGGGCCGGCGGGGTTCGTGGTGGTCCCGAAGAGCGAGCCTCtgcccgccgccgccgccgattTCTCCGCCGCCGGCCTCGGGCTGAACTTGGGCGGCCGGACGTACTTCTCGTCGGCGGCGGAAGATGATTTCGTGAACCGGCTTTACCGCCGGTCTAGGGCGGTCGACTCCGGTTCGTTCAACACCCCGAGATGCCAAGCCGAGGGCTGCAACGCCGACCTAACCCACGCCAAGCACTACCACCGCCGCCACAAGGTGTGCGAGTTCCATTCCAAAGCCGCCACCGTCATCGCCGGCGGGTTGACTCAGCGTTTCTGTCAACAGTGTAGCAG ATTCCACGTCCTGTCGGAATTCGATAACGGCAAACGGAGCTGCCGCCGCCGCTTGGCCGACCACAACCGCCGCCGCCGGAAAAACCCCCAACAACCAAACCGTGAAACCGCCTTCAACAACACTCATCTTCTTGATAATGCCCAAAATTCCTCCTCCGACAGCCTTGCAA GGTCACCGTCAGATTCCGGAGCGCATTCATCGCCGTCGGTGACGGTGGCCGTGTCACCGCCGAGAATGTCGATCGACTGCTTCGGACAGAGATCGTACGGTTACATGTCGAATGCTACGGGGGCGGGATCATCTGCGGCGTCTGCAAGCTCATTCTTCTTCTCGCATGgctga
- the LOC116033953 gene encoding melanoma-associated antigen F1 gives MSGSFEDFAQFDISVEEKDKLVGEVIRYVLFKTEQSSGCPIKREDLTQLITGKNYRQRNLPAFIINEARKKLEEIFGYEMKELQRARSSTTNRYSQQATADAKSYILIGKLPPKAYKECVEDKSKSHVTGFTFVVMSIIYLAGGNITQEDLWRHLRRLGLMETDESHPVLGNLKQTLEALVQQRYVHKEKVNGPEGNVIHYELAERALDEDINNRMKEYISKIVQKDINTVDVD, from the exons ATGTCTGGTTCCTTCGAGGATTTCGCTCAATTCGACATCTCCGTCGAG GAAAAGGACAAGCTCGTCGGAGAAGTAATACGCTACGTGTTGTTCAAGACTGAGCAAAGCTCCGGCTGTCCGATAAAGAGGGAGGACTTGACTCAATTGATCACCGGCAAAAACTACCGGCAGAGGAATCTCCCTGCTTTTATTATCAATGAGGCTAGGAAGAAGCTCGAGGAAATCTTCGGTTACGAAATGAAGGAGCTTCAGCGCGCCCGTTCGTCCACCACCAATCGCTACTCGCAGCAAG CCACTGCTGATGCAAAATCATATATTCTCATCGGTAAGTTACCTCCAAAAGCCTACAAGGAGTGTGTGGAGGATAAGAGCAAATCACATGTTACTGGTTTCACATTTGTGGTCATGAGTATTATTTATCTTGCCGGAGGCAACATAACACAGG AAGATCTTTGGCGTCATTTGAGACGGTTGGGTCTGATGGAAACTGATGAAAGCCATCCTGTCCTTGGTAACCTCAAACAGACATTGGAGGCCCTTGTTCAGCAAAG ATATGTGCATAAAGAGAAAGTCAATGGCCCTGAAGGAAATGTTATACATTATGAGCTTGCTGAGAGAGCTCTAGATGAGGATATTAATAATAGAATGAAAGAGTATATATCCAAG ATTGTGCAAAAGGATATTAACACAGTGGATGTTGATTAG
- the LOC116033945 gene encoding uncharacterized protein LOC116033945 isoform X1, translating to MGGGALLPPLARAVGGHSHPADIITPPLPSRTVANFQSRQPIPSISTASPDAGPSRPLDSIFGPLPSRTELEKAMSDLRCFMQEISAARRELSWLCSDHSRTVQSSGFGRLCDAFHMLQTEPSVQKMVLSIACDKAVWDAILNNPAVQDLQGLLSAAKDEEESLSSSPEKLDIVAVMMKWIMDILELIQKLGALAGLIFQPDEDKAMQTSELSGVLEEKIRSSFLLSIVLLLIVVATRIHEH from the exons ATGGGAGGAGGAGCCTTGTTGCCACCGCTAGCCCGAGCAGTCGGAGGCCACAGCCACCCTGCTGACATCATCACGCCACCGCTGCCGTCACGCACCGTCGCCAACTTCCAGTCCCGTCAGCCCATACCCTCCATATCTACTGCATCCCCTGATGCTGGGCCGTCTCGTCCCTTGGACTCCATCTTTGGGCCTCTGCCATCAAGAACAGAGCTCGAAAAAGCCATGTCCGATCTCCGGTG TTTTATGCAAGAGATTTCTGCAGCTAGACGAGAGTTGAGCTGGCTTTGCTCTGATCATTCAAGAACAGTGCAGTCTTCTGGATTTGGAAGACTTTGTGATGCCTTTCATATGCTGCAAACAGAACCATCTGTTCAG AAAATGGTTCTCTCCATAGCTTGTGATAAAGCCGTTTGGGATGCCATTCTGAACAACCCAGCAGTTCAAGATTTGCAAGGCTTGTTGTCTGCAG CTAAAGATGAAGAGGAATCTCTGAGCTCTTCACCTGAAAAGCTCGACATTGTTGCTGTCATGATGAAATGGATAATGGACATATTAGAGCTGATTCAGAAACTCGGGGCCCTAGCAGGCCTGATTTTTCAACCGGATGAGGATAAAGCCATGCAGACTTCTGAACTCTCGGGTGTTTTGGAGGAAAAGATACGATCTTCGTTCCTTCTTTCCATTGTTCTGCTATTGATAGTTGTTGCCACTAGAATCCATGAACATTGA
- the LOC116033945 gene encoding uncharacterized protein LOC116033945 isoform X2 codes for MGGGALLPPLARAVGGHSHPADIITPPLPSRTVANFQSRQPIPSISTASPDAGPSRPLDSIFGPLPSRTELEKAMSDLRFMQEISAARRELSWLCSDHSRTVQSSGFGRLCDAFHMLQTEPSVQKMVLSIACDKAVWDAILNNPAVQDLQGLLSAAKDEEESLSSSPEKLDIVAVMMKWIMDILELIQKLGALAGLIFQPDEDKAMQTSELSGVLEEKIRSSFLLSIVLLLIVVATRIHEH; via the exons ATGGGAGGAGGAGCCTTGTTGCCACCGCTAGCCCGAGCAGTCGGAGGCCACAGCCACCCTGCTGACATCATCACGCCACCGCTGCCGTCACGCACCGTCGCCAACTTCCAGTCCCGTCAGCCCATACCCTCCATATCTACTGCATCCCCTGATGCTGGGCCGTCTCGTCCCTTGGACTCCATCTTTGGGCCTCTGCCATCAAGAACAGAGCTCGAAAAAGCCATGTCCGATCTCCG TTTTATGCAAGAGATTTCTGCAGCTAGACGAGAGTTGAGCTGGCTTTGCTCTGATCATTCAAGAACAGTGCAGTCTTCTGGATTTGGAAGACTTTGTGATGCCTTTCATATGCTGCAAACAGAACCATCTGTTCAG AAAATGGTTCTCTCCATAGCTTGTGATAAAGCCGTTTGGGATGCCATTCTGAACAACCCAGCAGTTCAAGATTTGCAAGGCTTGTTGTCTGCAG CTAAAGATGAAGAGGAATCTCTGAGCTCTTCACCTGAAAAGCTCGACATTGTTGCTGTCATGATGAAATGGATAATGGACATATTAGAGCTGATTCAGAAACTCGGGGCCCTAGCAGGCCTGATTTTTCAACCGGATGAGGATAAAGCCATGCAGACTTCTGAACTCTCGGGTGTTTTGGAGGAAAAGATACGATCTTCGTTCCTTCTTTCCATTGTTCTGCTATTGATAGTTGTTGCCACTAGAATCCATGAACATTGA
- the LOC116033944 gene encoding carotenoid cleavage dioxygenase 7, chloroplastic, translated as MLAKACHNITTPPKFPPAVKLPQAAATTSQVSFPSRHVSRAISIPTTTITPPTPEILASPELLDDRVTAYWDYQFLFVSQRSEAAEPVALRVVEGAIPADFPSGTYYLTGPGLFTDDHGSTVHPLDGHGYLRTFGIDGETGKVTFMARYIETEAQAEERDPETGQWRFTHRGPFSVLKGENMVGNTKVMKNVANTSVLHWGGRLFCLWEGGDPYEIDSGSLDTVGKFKLIAGGHESTSAPSDLETGKFTADFWDVAAQILKPILYGVFKMPPKRFLSHYKIDARRNRLLIASCNAEDMLLPRSNFTFYELDANFKLLHQQEFNIPDHLMIHDWAFTDSNYILFGNRIKLDVPGSMTAVCGLSPMISALSVNPSKQTSPIYLLPRFPRSETDNVVQRDWKIPIEAPSQMWVLHVGNAFEDRDESGNVEIQIQASGCSYQWFNFQKMFGYDWQSGKLDPAMMNRGEGEDKLLPHLVQVSIRLDRNGDSQNVAVNELNEWGKAADFPAIHPDYSGRKSSCVYAATSSGSRQALPHFPFDTVVKLNTADKSTHTWSAGRRRFIGEPVFVPKGTKHDEDDGYLLVVEYAVATQRCYLVVLDAKQIGKSKAMVARAEVPRHLNFPLGFHGFWAPSK; from the exons ATGCTGGCCAAAGCTTGCCATAATATCACTACGCCACCAAAGTTCCCGCCGGCGGTGAAGCTGCCGCAAGCGGCGGCGACGACGAGCCAGGTGTCGTTCCCCAGCCGCCACGTGTCAAGAGCCATCTCAATCCCCACCACCACTATCACACCACCGACGCCGGAGATTTTAGCCAGCCCGGAGTTATTGGACGACAGAGTGACCGCTTACTGGGACTACCAGTTTCTATTCGTGTCCCAGCGGTCCGAGGCCGCTGAACCGGTGGCCCTGCGGGTCGTGGAGGGCGCGATACCGGCCGACTTCCCCTCCGGGACGTATTATCTCACCGGGCCGGGCCTCTTCACGGACGACCACGGGTCCACCGTGCACCCGCTCGACGGCCACGGGTATCTCCGGACGTTTGGGATCGACGGGGAGACCGGAAAAGTCACGTTCATGGCGAGGTACATTGAGACGGAGGCGCAGGCGGAGGAGCGTGACCCGGAGACCGGCCAGTGGCGGTTCACTCACCGTGGACCGTTTTCGGTTCTGAAAGGCGAGAATATGGTCGGAAATACTAAGGTCATGAAGAATGTCGCAAACACTAGCGTTTTACATTGGGGCGGGCGGCTTTTTTGTCTCTGGGAAGGTGGCGATCCCTACGAGATTGACTCCGGCAGTCTTGACACCGTCGGAAAGTTCAAACTCATCGCCGGCGGCCATGAATCCACGTCTGCTCCGTCGGATTTAGAAACCGGAAAATTTACCGCTGATTTCTGGGACGTGGCTGCACAAATCTTGAAGCCAATACTTTATG GTGTCTTTAAGATGCCTCCCAAGCGATTTTTGTCTCATTACAAGATTGATGCTCGTAGAAACAGACTTCTCATCGCGTCATGCAATGCAGAAGACATGTTACTACCACGCAGTAATTTTACATTCTACG AACTTGATGCCAACTTCAAGCTGTTACACCAACAAGAATTCAACATCCCAGATCACCTTATGATCCATGACTGGGCCTTCACTGATTCCAATTACATCTTGTTCGGTAATCGCATCAAACTCGATGTTCCCG GATCAATGACGGCGGTATGTGGGCTGTCTCCGATGATATCTGCATTATCAGTGAATCCAAGCAAGCAAACATCTCCTATTTATCTGCTACCTCGGTTTCCCCGAAGTGAAACGGATAATGTTGTCCAAAGAGACTGGAAAATACCCATAGAAGCTCCATCGCAGATGTGGGTATTGCATGTTGGGAATGCATTTGAGGACAGAGATGAGAGTGGCAATGTTGAGATTCAAATCCAGGCTTCTGGCTGTTCTTATCAATGGTTCAATTTCCAGAAAATGTTTG GATATGATTGGCAAAGTGGAAAGCTAGACCCTGCAATGATGAATAGGGGAGAAGGTGAAGATAAACTATTGCCTCACCTAGTCCAG GTGTCAATAAGATTGGATAGAAATGGGGATTCCCAGAATGTTGCAGTGAATGAGTTGAATGAATGGGGCAAAGCAGCAGATTTCCCAGCCATTCATCCAGACTATTCCGGCAGGAAGAGTTCATGTGTTTATGCTGCAACTTCTTCCGGTTCACGCCAAGCACTGCCGCATTTCCCATTTGACACAGTGGTCAAGCTAAACACTGCAGATAAGTCCACCCACACCTGGTCTGCAGGGAGAAGAAGATTCATTGGTGAACCAGTTTTTGTCCCCAAAGGAACAAAACATGATGAAGATGATGGGTATCTTCTTGTTGTTGAG TATGCAGTGGCAACACAGAGGTGCTATCTGGTGGTGTTGGATGCAAAGCAGATTGGGAAAAGTAAGGCAATGGTGGCAAGAGCTGAAGTTCCAAGGCACTTGAATTTCCCTCTTGGGTTCCATGGCTTTTGGGCACCTAGCAAGTAG